In the Drosophila takahashii strain IR98-3 E-12201 chromosome 3R, DtakHiC1v2, whole genome shotgun sequence genome, one interval contains:
- the ctrip gene encoding E3 ubiquitin-protein ligase TRIP12 isoform X1, producing the protein MAESVKSQSLSALTEGQHDDGGSTATSATLANNTSASNTVNSSNHSSHRRRNNHSSSSSSKGHNKNKKHNTPATSSGPAVSSSVDIVSTTSTTIATTTTRRSRSQGRHSSAAAHSSSKESQISKRTAAAFRSPSSPASNSIPIVSDQSLSPGSRKRQHHQHNSSSSSNHTRSSNQSAPGGDQLVEHCSPLKKRRLQQTLGTGVSGGAAGTGLAPAPTSIDQTPRQASGDCVAQRTRSKTISPEELPSTSSAAAARHHHQIRASASSTSFSSSNRNKRKVSGGGSGAVVEATPHRGAAAARAGRSGNLLNYYRKTRKASHTRSQKAEKPAVQAEETPATSRNGSAGSGSSSKSGVIGKYKKSLRYSHQNLQDTESAGAEGPGAETAAEEQQQQNGNLDADDQLPTLETALNQSEATVTHGQGQSEAEGQSEEQENDDDEEDEEEEEEEEEEVGFYEIVNSAGSSYEEDPQIVAEEDEITTEEDVDDEEDDDIEEDEDIEEEDLSDNEFAQQLIGELGGEEQQPHRASNTVKTTKNNTPAAAAAGNTTKATTTATTSSGYQQRAAPHGQGAGPGAGGGGPRATRSSNASNNVVDYSTMPHLTTATTTTPYALTQQQQQQQQPPQPPSQQQQQAHQQQQQQQPPQLLPTHQFAHLSSFVTPTAAAAAAAAAAHYPPASAAAAYYAQQQHHHQQQQHVQQQQPQQPHYYHSSVAVLHQPPPHHFTSTGAGPPPALYQQQAPPQLTRYTPSTATTAATFVPPQQQQVAYNPQQQQQHSSLRRSSRGKTGSCVSSAAAAQQQQHHQQQQQHSNAAAAVQQQLLPPPGTYQYQQVGGNTVVVAVRHQQQLQQQQQQQQQQQQQLALHQQQQQQHQQQQQRATLVQPGFLFSYRSNHPQQQQQQGQQIHQGPKVTHSSAASDALTYSLMAQQPPSGPPHAGGQPITPGASTANLSIVAAALTAVGGGGTGGGGGSAGGAGGAAPGTGASAASGGTTSAVGATSSSNSSAGQPASNSSSNNVNATGSGSAPGGGGPTTTGTGSGSQHGSGSGGAAAADSESDDSEVGRLQALLEARGLPPHLFGALGPRMTHILHRTIGNSSSSKANQLLQGLQSHDESQQLQAAIEMCQMLVMGNEDTLAGFPIKQVVPALIQLLRMEHNFDIMNNACRALTYMLEALPRSSGTVVEAVPVFLEKLQVIQCMDVAEQSLTALEILSRRHNKAILQANGISACLTYLDFFSIAAQRAALAIAANCCLNMHPEEFHFVAENLPLLARLLSQQDKKCVESVCSAFCRLVESFQHDSPRLQQIASPDLLKNCQQLLLVTPAILNTGTFTAVVRMLSLMCGSCPDLAISLLRNDIAATLLYLLTGNAEPAAASATHVELIARSPSELYELTCLIGELMPRLPLDGIFAVDSLLDRPTLNTQDQVHWQWRDDRGSWHNYSTIDSRLIEAANQSSEDEISLSTFGRTYTVDFHAMQQINEDTGTTRPVQRRLNHNYVAPMSAGQDLTTTAAGSSGASTSAAAAAAASNNNNNPPGNSGNQVKRRPSLDARIACLKEERGLAADFIKHIFNVLYEVYSSSAGPNVRYKCLRALLRMVYYATPELLRQVLKYQLVSSHIAGMLGSNDLRIVVGALQMAEILMRQLPDVFGTHFRREGVIYQFTQLTDPNNPICANPSPKPLSTTATPTANAGGSQSAPASANSLQVNPFFMDSAPGSSSASTTPSSSKHQSYSVKSFSHAMNALTASAKGTPAVALDASGTSAPTGGYNYSSSAPSSSSTAGGAPAAFFVAQQGDPRQYVHFQQPAVPPPPPQLELLPTGVQQQGQQMPQVIYQPQQQQPAHLVVASTSSAAASASSSSSSSSSASALQHKMTDMLKRKAPPKRKSQSSGRAKSRQEDAAVAAAGSGAGGAPPASASSAMHELLSRATSLGSGTGGRSTPSSGSGSGSSKSRFNAGNSTNAGSTKSSFLASLNPARWGRQTAHHHHHHQQSQQQHHGLSKDAGNANAGGSGSGAGLAYTVTQHGANSGAGGLNAAAVAASISKSISHANLLAAANRERARQWVREQAVDFVKRYTEQEARRSKAAAESGTTQSGSSGVGCSSTGNTTLSTAGSTNVLERLSSILFKLNGSYHDCLDALLELKTILLESDISPFEVNHSGLIKAMLNYMTSETGLVERDARLRSFMHVFAGLPLEPLLQNVGQMPTIEPLAFGAFVAKLNGCVTQLEQFPVKVHDFPAGPGGRSNQSALRFFNTHQLKCNLQRHPQCSNLRQWKGGTVKIDPLAMVQAIERYLVVRGYGGIRADSDDDSEEDMDDNVAAVVMTQAGFKHKLQFTIGDHVLPYNMTVYQAVKQFSPLVSEQPETDNESETLLGNASIWVQQHTIYYRPVEEEVASGAATGAASSSSSCSSGVQKQQSTSSSASSYANASTSCSSSSGVASGGGSSSKKAHKSSSKFMRKKTELWHEGIAPGVISALKPFLSSSLPADVVTVQDSSLDALCMLRVIHALNRHWEHLYGCVVRQNIIPQAEFVHPKITAKANRQLQDPLVIMTGNLPQWLPQIGMACPFLFPFETRHLLFYATSFDRDRALQRLLDTTPDLNAAESSERVAPRLDRRKRAISRTEILKQAEHILQDFGHSKALLEIQYENEVGTGLGPTLEFYALVSAELQRTDLGLWNGSDSYKQNSVTIVDVVKANSTVLHIEDALEATTMDQAPPTAGGASLVSSTTTTTTTTAAAATAQQHPPTRSSSRTHLLRSVAGQQQLSQPVEHSSSSAGSNENALNMIIAQQFSDMNSADPAATDNPSSTTTTTSVVEQNTTTNHSSATTTTTTTTIMSYVHAVHGLFPLPLGKSSKLPQMTKAKAKFKFLGKFMAKAVMDSRMLDLPFSLPFYRWLVSEEHSIGLADLMRVAPEVQNTLVRLQDLVRQREYILTDPNIDAMEKTEKIEQLDLDGCPIADLGLDFVLPGHANIELCRGGRDTPVTVHNLHQYISLVTYWFLIEGVQKQFEALREGFDSVFPIQRLRMFYPEELECVFCGSASEQQQQRWETKMLQDSCRTDHGFHQESQAIQYLYEILASYNRDEQRAFLQFVTGSPRLPTGGFKALTPPLTIVRKTLDGNLNPNDYLPSVMTCVNYLKLPDYSSREVMRQKLKVAANEGSMSFHLS; encoded by the exons ATGGCCGAATCCGTTAAAAGTCAATCGCTCTCTGCATTGACGGAGGGGCAGCACGACGACGGTGgttcaacagcaacatcagcgacATTGGCTAATAATACCAGTGCGAGCAACACAGTAAACTCATCCAATCACTCGTCCCATCGGCGACGCAATAACCACtctagcagcagcagcagcaagggccacaacaagaacaagaaacACAACACACCGGCAACATCATCAGGCCCTGCTGTCAGCTCCTCCGTCGACATAGTATCCACCACCTCGACTACAATTGCAACCACCACAACCCGTCGATCCCGCAGTCAAGGTCGCCACTCCTCCGCAGCAgcccacagcagcagcaaggagTCGCAAATCTCTAAGCGCACGGCGGCAGCCTTTCGTTCCCCTTCATCGCCAGCATCAAACTCCATCCCGATCGTGAGCGATCAATCGCTTTCACCCGGCAGTCGTAAGCGCCAGCATCATCagcacaacagcagcagcagcagcaatcacACTCGCAGCAGCAACCAAT CAGCTCCTGGTGGAGATCAGTTGGTCGAGCATTGCTCGCCGCTCAAGAAACGCCGCTTGCAGCAGACTTTGGGAACAGGAGTCagcggaggagcagcaggaacTGGCTTAGCCCCAGCCCCAACAAGCATCGATCAGACTCCTCGTCAAGCATCCGGGGATTGTGTTGCGCAGCGCACTCGATCTAAGACCATTTCCCCAGAGGAGCTACCGAGTACAAGCAGCGCTGCGGCGGCGCGCCATCATCACCAGATTCGTGCCAGTGCCAGCTCCACCAGCTTCTCGTCCAGCAATCGGAACAAGCGCAAGGTCAGTGGAGGAGGATCGGGTGCTGTGGTCGAGGCCACTCCCCACCGAGGGGCAGCTGCTGCTCGCGCTGGACGCAGCGGCAATCTGCTGAACTACTACCGCAAAACGCGCAAGGCTAGCCACACGCGCTCTCAGAAGGCGGAAAAGCCGGCAGTGCAAGCGGAGGAGACGCCCGCCACCAGCCGGAACGGATCAGCGGGATCCGGATCCAGCAGCAAGTCAGGTGTGATTGGCAAGTACAAAAAGAGTCTGCGCTACTCGCACCAGAATCTGCAGGACACAGAGAGCGCAGGAGCAGAAGGACCTGGGGCTGAGACTGCAGCTgaggaacagcagcagcagaacggGAATCTGGACGCGGACGACCAGCTGCCGACCCTTGAGACGGCTCTGAATCAATCAGAGGCAACAGTAACCCACGGACAGGGTCAGTCGGAGGCGGAAGGCCAGTCCGAGGAGCAGGaaaacgacgacgacgaggaggacgaagaggaagaagaagaggaggaagaggaggtGGGCTTCTACGAGATTGTAAACTCTGCGGGCTCATCGTACGAGGAGGACCCCCAGATCGTTGCCGAGGAGGACGAGATCACAACGGAGGAGGACGTTGACGACGAGGAAGACGACGACATCGAGGAGGACGAAGACATCGAGGAGGAAGACCTCTCGGATAACGAATTCGCCCAGCAACTGATTGGTGAACTTGGTG GAGAGGAACAACAACCACATCGTGCCAGCAACACCGTTAAAACAACCAAAAACAACACaccagcggcggcagcagcaggaaaCACCACAAAGGCgacgacaacagcaacaacgtcGTCCGGCTATCAGCAACGTGCCGCCCCCCATGGACAGGGGGCGGGGCCAGGCGCTGGAGGGGGCGGGCCACGTGCCACGCGCAGCAGCAACGCCAGCAACAACGTTGTTGACTACAGCACAATGCCGCACCTTACAACGGCCACAACAACCACGCCATATGCCTtgacacagcagcagcagcagcaacaacaaccgccACAACCTCCgtcgcaacagcaacaacaagcacaccaacaacaacaacaacaacagccaccTCAATTGCTGCCCACACATCAGTTTGCACACTTGTCTTCCTTTGTGACAccaacagcagcggcagcagcagcagcagcggcggcccACTATCCCccagcttctgctgctgccgcttactatgcacagcagcaacaccatcatcagcaacagcaacacgtgcagcagcagcagccacagcagCCGCACTATTACCATAGTTCTGTGGCCGTGTTGCATCAACCTCCACCGCACCATTTTACCTCCACAGGGGCAGGACCGCCGCCAGCACTCTACCAGCAACAGGCACCGCCGCAGCTAACCCGCTACACACCGTCGACAGCAACTACAGCAGCCACGTTTGTGCctccgcagcagcaacaggttgCCTACAAtccccaacagcagcagcaacactccTCACTGCGACGCAGTTCACGTGGCAAGACGGGTTCTTGTGTGAGTTCGGCAGCAGcggcacagcagcagcaacaccaccagcagcaacagcaacatagcaacgctgctgctgctgtacaGCAGCAATTGCTGCCACCGCCTGGTACCTATCAATACCAACAGGTGGGTGGCAATACCGTTGTAGTTGCCGTGCGTCATCAGCAAcagttgcaacagcagcagcagcagcagcagcagcaacaacagcaattgGCCCTacatcagcaacaacaacagcaacatcagcagcaacaacagcgcgcCACGCTCGTGCAGCCAGGATTCTTGTTCAGCTATCGCAGCAATCatccccagcagcaacagcaacaggggCAACAAATACATCAGGGCCCCAAAGTGACGCATAGCAGTG CAGCTTCGGATGCTTTAACATATAGTTTGATGGCACAACAACCGCCAAGTGGACCGCCGCATGCAGGTGGACAGCCAATAACGCCAG GTGCCAGTACAGCCAATCTCAGCATTGTAGCGGCCGCTCTGACTGCtgtcggaggaggaggaaccggcggaggaggaggatcagcAGGAGGAGCTGGGGGAGCAGCACCAGGCACTGGAGCATCGGCTGCATCCGGAGGAACCACCAGCGCCGTGGGCGCgacgagcagcagcaacagcagtgcCGGCCAACCagccagcaacagcagcagcaacaatgtgAATGCAACGGGATCAGGGTCGGCTCCTGGCGGAGGAGGACCCACAACCACCGGTACTGGCAGTGGTAGTCAGCATGGCAGCGGCTCAGGCGGAGCTGCAGCCGCCGATTCAGAGAGTGATGACAGCGAGGTTGGCCGCCTGCAGGCGCTGCTGGAGGCTCGCGGACTGCCTCCCCATTTATTCGGAGCCCTTGGCCCACGAATGACCCACATCCTTCACCGCACCAttggcaacagcagcagctccaaGGCCAATCAACTCTTGCAAGGACTGCAGTCGCACGACGAATCCCAGCAGCTACAGGCTGCCATCGAAATGTGCCAGATGCTGGTGATGGGCAATGAGGACACCCTCGCCGGCTTTCCCATCAAGCAGGTGGTGCCCGCTCTAATCCAACTTCTTCGCATGGAGCACAACTTTGACATCATGAACAATGCCTGCAGAGCATTGACATACATGCTGGAAGCTCTGCCACGATCCTCGGGCACCGTGGTAGAGGCGGTTCCAGTTTTTCTCGAGAAACTTCAGGTTATCCAGTGCATGGATGTGGCGGAACAAAGTTTAACCGCGCTGGAGATTCTCTCGAGGCGTCACAACAAAGCCATCCTGCAGGCAAATGGTATTTCGGCCTGCCTCACCTATTTGGACTTCTTTTCGATTGCCGCTCAGCGCGCAGCCTTGGCGATTGCAGCCAATTGCTGCCTTAACATGCATCCGGAAGAATTCCACTTCGTTGCGGAAAACTTGCCGTTGCTAGCTCGTCTGCTTTCGCAGCAGGATAAAAAGTGTGTGGAGAGCGTGTGCTCTGCCTTCTGTCGTCTGGTGGAGAGTTTCCAGCACGACAGCCCGCGTCTGCAGCAGATCGCCAGTCCGGATTTGTTGAAAAACTGCCAGCAACTGCTGCTGGTCACACCAGCCATCCTGAACACGGGAACCTTCACAGCCGTGGTTCGCATGCTGAGTTTGATGTGTGGCAGCTGTCCAGATTTGGCAATCTCTTTGCTTCGGAACGACATAGCGGCCACTCTGCTTTATTTGCTCACCGGAAATGCTGAGCCGGCTGCGGCCAGTGCCACCCATGTGGAGCTAATCGCACGCTCACCGTCCGAGCTGTACGAACTCACCTGCCTTATTGGCGAGTTGATGCCGCGCCTGCCCTTGGATGGGATCTTCGCTGTGGACTCACTGCTGGACAGACCCACGCTAAACACCCAGGATCAGGTGCACTGGCAGTGGCGCGATGATCGCGGCTCTTGGCACAATTATTCAACCATTGATTCGCGCCTGATTGAGGCCGCCAACCAAAGCAGCGAGGACGAGATCAGCCTGAGCACATTTGGACGCACCTACACTGTGGATTTTCATGCCATGCAGCAGATTAACGAGGACACCGGCACCACACGTCCCGTTCAGCGTCGACTCAACCATAACTACGTGGCCCCCATGTCAGCGGGACAGGACTTGACCACCACCGCGGCGGGGTCTTCGGGAGCTTCTacttctgctgctgcagcggccGCTGCctctaataacaataataatccACCGGGAAATAGTGGAAACCAAGTGAAGCGCCGCCCATCACTGGACGCTAGAATCGCATGCCTCAAG GAGGAGCGAGGTCTGGCTGCGGACTTTATCAAGCACATATTTAACGTGCTCTACGAGGTTTACAGCTCGTCGGCCGGACCGAATGTCCGCTACAAGTGCCTGCGCGCCCTTCTTCGGATGGTTTACTACGCCACGCCGGAGCTGCTGCGTCAGGTGCTCAAGTATCAGTTGGTATCCAGCCACATTGCTGGCATGCTGGGCAGCAACGATTTGCGTATCGTGGTGGGAGCATTGCAAATGGCTGAGATCCTGATGCGTCAACTGCCTGATGTTTTTGGCACTCACTTCCGTCGTGAGGGAGTGATCTACCAGTTCACTCAGCTGACGGATCCAAACAATCCCATCTGTGCTAATCCCTCGCCGAAGCCACTTAGCACAACCGCAACACCCACCGCCAATGCAGGCGGATCCCAATCAGCACCGGCCTCGGCCAACAGTCTGCAGGTTAATCCATTCTTCATGGATAGCGCCCCGGGCTCGTCCAGTGCTTCCACGactcccagcagcagcaagcaTCAATCGTACAGCGTGAAGAGCTTCTCGCATGCCATGAACGCCCTGACGGCCAGCGCGAAAGGAACTCCTGCCGTAGCGTTGGACGCATCAGGGACATCTGCTCCAACTGGTGGCTACAACTACAGCAGCTCGGCGCCCTCTTCATCCTCGACAGCTGGAGGAGCACCGGCTGCCTTCTTTGTGGCCCAGCAGGGGGATCCACGGCAGTACGTGCACTTTCAGCAGCCGGCAGTtccgccaccaccaccgcagTTGGAGCTGCTACCAACTGGAGTTCAGCAACAAGGGCAACAGATGCCCCAGGTGATCTaccagccgcagcagcagcagcccgcCCACTTGGTGGTGGCTTCCACGAGCAGCGCCGCTGCCTCAGCGTCCTCGTCTtcgtcctcctcgtcctcggcCTCGGCGCTGCAGCACAAAATGACGGACATGCTGAAGCGAAAAGCACCTCCCAAGCGGAAATCGCAAAGCAGTGGTAGGGCCAAGTCCAGGCAAGAAGATGCAGCGGTCGCAGCAGCTGGATCTGGAGCAGGCGGAGCCCCGCCCGCCTCAGCCAGCTCAGCTATGCACGAACTTCTCAGCCGTGCCACAA GTCTTGGCAGCGGCACCGGAGGCAGGAGTACGCCCAGTTCGGGCAGTGGTTCTGGAAGCTCCAAGTCTCGCTTTAATGCCGGAAACTCGACCAACGCCGGATCGACCAAGTCGTCGTTCCTGGCATCGCTCAATCCGGCTCGTTGGGGCCGTCAGACAgcccatcatcatcaccatcatcagcagtcccagcagcagcatcacggCCTTTCCAAAGATGCCGGCAACGCTAACGCCGGTGGATCCGGTTCTGGAGCTGGTTTGGCCTATACAGTGACCCAACATGGCGCCAATAGTGGGGCTGGTGGACTGAACGCAGCAGCCGTTGCGGCTAGTATCAGCAAGAGCATCTCCCACGCCAATCTCCTGGCGGCGGCCAACAGGGAGAGGGCACGTCAGTGGGTGCGAGAACAGGCTGTGGACTTTGTGAAGCGCTACACTGAGCAAGAGGCCAGGAGGAGTAAGGCTGCTGCAGAGAGTGGAACCACTCAGAGCGGAAGTAGCGGAGTGGGATGTTCTTCGACAGGGAATACTACACTGTCTACGGCGGGCAGCACTAACGTCTTGGAGCGTCTGTCCAGCATTCTGTTCAAGCTCAACGGAAGCTACCACGACTGCCTGGATGCTCTGCTCGAGCTGAAGACAATCCTTTTGGAGAGTGACATCTCTCCGTTTGAAGTGAATCATTCTGGCCTCATCAAGGCCATGCTCAACTATATGACTAGCGAGACGGGATTGGTGGAGCGCGATGCCCGCCTGCGCAGCTTCATGCATGTGTTTGCCGGTCTGCCATTGGAGCCTCTTCTTCAGAACGTCGGCCAGATGCCCACCATCGAGCCGCTGGCATTTGGCGCTTTTGTGGCCAAGTTGAACGGTTGCGTCACGCAGCTAGAACAGTTTCCCGTCAAGGTTCATGACTTTCCCGCTGGTCCTGGCGGCAGGTCCAATCAGAGTGCGCTTCGTTTCTTCAACACTCATCAGCTAAAg TGCAACTTGCAGCGTCATCCGCAGTGCAGTAATCTGCGTCAGTGGAAGGGAGGCACTGTAAAGATCGACCCGCTGGCCATGGTCCAGGCCATTGAGCGGTATCTAGTGGTGCGCGGCTACGGTGGTATCCGTGCCGACTCTGACGACGACAGTGAGGAAGATATGGACGATAATGTAGCAGCGGTGGTGATGACTCAGGCGGGCTTTAAGCACAAGCTGCAGTTCACGATCGGAGATCACGTGCTGCCCTACAACATGACCGTCTACCAGGCAGTCAAGCAGTTTTCGCCGCTAGTCAGTGAGCAGCCGGAGACCGACAACGAGTCGGAGACGCTTTTGGGAAATGCCAGCATATGGGTACAGCAGCACACCATTTATTACCGCCCCGTAGAGGAGGAAGTTGCTTCGGGAGCGGCCACGGGAGCAGCTTCGAGCAGTAGCTCCTGCAGCAGTGGCGTGCAAAAGCAGCAGAGCACTTCCAGTTCCGCTTCTAGCTATGCAAATGCTTCCACCTCGTGTTCATCCTCGTCCGGAGTGGCCAGCGGCGGTGGATCGTCCTCGAAGAAGGCTCACAAATCTAGCAGCAAGTTCATGCGCAAAAAGACTGAGTTGTGGCATGAAGGAATTGCTCCGGGAGTGATTTCAGCTCTAAAGCCATTCCTCAGCAGCTCGCTTCCGGCTGATGTGGTGACAGTGCAGGATTCATCGCTGGATGCACTGTGTATGCTGCGAGTTATCCACGCTCTTAATCGCCACTGGGAGCATTTGTACGGATGTGTGGTGCGCCAAAACATCATCCCCCAGGCAGAGTTTGTACACCCGAAGATCACGGCCAAGGCGAATCGGCAACTGCAGGATCCGCTTGTCATCATGACGGGCAATCTGCCGCAGTGGCTGCCCCAGATTGGCATGGCCTGTCCGTTCCTCTTCCCCTTCGAGACGCGCCACTTGCTATTCTACGCCACCAGCTTCGATCGGGATCGCGCTTTGCAGCGTCTGCTGGACACCACGCCCGATCTGAACGCAGCCGAGTCTTCAGAACGCGTGGCTCCTCGCCTCGATCGCCGCAAGCGTGCCATTTCCCGCACGGAGATACTCAAGCAGGCCGAGCACATCCTTCAGGACTTTGGGCACTCCAAGGCCTTGCTTGAGATTCAGTACGAGAATGAGGTTGGCACGGGTCTGGGACCTACACTGGAATTCTACGCACTGGTCTCTGCTGAGTTACAGCGTACGGATCTTGGGCTGTGGAATGGCAGCGATAGCTACAAGCAGAACTCTGTGACTATTGTGGATGTGGTCAAGGCCAACAGCACTGTGTTGCACATTGAGGATGCCCTCGAAGCAACCACCATGGACCAGGCCCCTCCGACAGCGGGAGGAGCATCGCTTGtaagcagcaccaccaccaccacaacaacaacagcagcagcagcaaccgcgCAGCAGCATCCACCCACTCGCTCCAGCAGTCGCACGCATCTCTTGCGCAGCGTTGCTGGTCAACAACAGCTGTCACAGCCGGTGGAGCACAGCTCATCGAGCGCCGGCAGCAATGAGAATGCTCTAAACATGATTATCGCACAGCAATTTAGTGATATGAACTCTGCTGATCCAGCAGCCACTGATAATCCCAGCAGTACCACAACCACAACCAGTGTGGTGGAGCAGAACACAACTACGAATCACTCCAGCGCCACCACCACTACTACAACCACAACTATTATGAGCTATGTGCATGCGGTGCACGGCTTGTTCCCTCTGCCTCTGGGTAAATCCTCGAAGCTTCCGCAGATGACCAAGGCCAAGGCCAAGTTTAAGTTCTTGGGCAAGTTTATGGCCAAGGCGGTTATGGACAGTCGCATG TTGGACTTGCCCTTCTCATTGCCATTCTATCGCTGGCTTGTCAGCGAAGAGCATTCGATTGGCCTCGCCGACCTGATGCGTGTGGCCCCAGAGGTACAAAACACTTTGGTCCGTCTGCAGGATCTGGTGCGCCAGCGGGAGTACATTCTGACCGACCCAAACATTGATGCCATGGAAAAGACAGAAAAG ATTGAACAGCTGGACTTGGATGGCTGCCCCATCGCAGACTTGGGCCTGGACTTTGTACTGCCCGGACATGCCAACATTGAGTTGTGCCGCGGCGGTCGTGATACACCAGTGACTGTCCACAACCTCCACCAGTATATCTCGCTGGTCACTTACTGGTTCCTCATCGAGGGTGTCCAGAAGCAGTTCGAGGCATTGCGTGAGG gtttcgATTCCGTCTTTCCCATCCAACGGCTCCGCATGTTCTATCCGGAGGAGCTGGAATGCGTCTTCTGTGGATCGGCCAgcgagcaacagcagcagcggtgGGAAACCAAGATGCTACAGGACAGCTGTCGCACAGATCACGGATTCCACCAGGAGTCGCAGGCTATTCAATATCTGTACGAGATCCTGGCCTCGTACAATCGCGACGAGCAGCGTGCTTTCCTGCAGTTCGTGACAGGTTCTCCCCGCCTGCCGACTGGCGGATTTAAGGCCCTCACGCCGCCATTGACTATCGTGCGCAAGACGCTGGATGGAAACCTAAACCCCAATGATTACCTACCATCTGTGATGACCTGTGTCAACTATCTAAAGTTGCCCGACTACTCCAGTCGCGAGGTGATGCGGCAGAAACTGAAAGTGGCCGCCAACGAGGGCAGTATGTCCTTCCACCTCTCGTAA